The nucleotide window GAACAAGTGGCGAGAGCGATAGAGACAATGATTGTCAGAGGAGCGCCTGCTATAGGTGTAACTGCGGCTATGGGAGTCGCTCTTTCAGCATATAGGAATCAATCTAAAAAGAGCAAAGAATTTCGCAGGCAAGTCTATAAAGATATCAAACGGTTATCAAAGACAAGGCCTACTGCTGTTAATCTTTTTTGGGCTCTTGAAAGGATGAAGAAATTGATTGATTCAAATGCGCAGAATGAAGATACATATGGGCTTGTAAAGAAGATTATCAATGAAGCTATTGATATTTGTAATGAAGACATCGAAATAAACAGGAAAATGGGACAATTTGGAGAAAAACTCTTTAAGTCAGGAGACACTGTTTTAACTCATTGTAATGCAGGTGCACTTGCGACAGCCGGATATGGGACAGCTTTGGGGGTAATTAGAGCAGCGGTGGAAAGGGGAAAAAAGATAAATGTCATTGCCGATGAAACACGGCCTTTTTTGCAAGGCGCGCGGTTGACAGCATGGGAATTGAAGAAGGATAGGATTCCGGTAACATTGATTACGGACAATATGGCAGGTTATCTTTTTAGTCAGGGGCTTATAGACAGAGTTATTGTTGGTGCTGATAGGATTGCAGCAAACGGTGATGTTGCAAATAAAATAGGCACATATAATGTTGCTCTTCTTGCCTACCATCATAAAGTTCCCTTCTATGTAGCGGCACCTCTATCGACCATTGATAGGAAGATAAAAAATGGAAGTGAAATTCCAATTGAAGAAAGAAAATTTGAAGAAGTAACGAAAATTCAAGGCAAACAGATTGCACCAAAA belongs to Candidatus Schekmanbacteria bacterium and includes:
- the mtnA gene encoding S-methyl-5-thioribose-1-phosphate isomerase, which gives rise to MIRPVVWKDGAVILLDQTKLPLKEKYVICKSVEQVARAIETMIVRGAPAIGVTAAMGVALSAYRNQSKKSKEFRRQVYKDIKRLSKTRPTAVNLFWALERMKKLIDSNAQNEDTYGLVKKIINEAIDICNEDIEINRKMGQFGEKLFKSGDTVLTHCNAGALATAGYGTALGVIRAAVERGKKINVIADETRPFLQGARLTAWELKKDRIPVTLITDNMAGYLFSQGLIDRVIVGADRIAANGDVANKIGTYNVALLAYHHKVPFYVAAPLSTIDRKIKNGSEIPIEERKFEEVTKIQGKQIAPKGVKAKNPAFDVTPSKYVSAIITEKGVLRKPYRRSIKSAFEK